One genomic region from Cetobacterium sp. 8H encodes:
- a CDS encoding NAD(P)/FAD-dependent oxidoreductase, protein MKNKIYDVIVIGGGPAGLTSALYAGRSRLSVLVIEKPEVGSLLMAHKIENYPGIPGSPTGKEIQTLMKKQTLDFNVTYVNATFLGFDFTGETKIVKTDEDNFRGKSIIIATGWAKNESKKLPGESEYLGKGVSYCATCDGAFTRNMTVSLFGRGEEIAEEALFLTKYSKEINIFITDECHHCDESVMNVLRSNEKVKIFYSSKLLEIKGDEFVEEVVVSHKGETQTVKSQFAFLYLGTKSLTELYSEVASLDPQGYIITNDHMQTSVEGVFAAGDVRSKIVRQVTTATSDGTVAALEAIKYVLKKAHQK, encoded by the coding sequence ATGAAAAATAAAATTTATGATGTTATTGTTATTGGTGGTGGACCTGCAGGATTAACTTCAGCTCTTTATGCTGGAAGATCTCGTCTATCTGTTCTTGTTATTGAGAAACCTGAAGTAGGAAGCCTACTTATGGCTCACAAAATAGAGAACTATCCAGGTATTCCTGGTTCTCCAACAGGAAAAGAGATTCAAACTCTTATGAAAAAACAAACTTTAGATTTTAACGTTACATACGTTAATGCTACATTTTTAGGGTTTGATTTTACAGGAGAAACTAAAATTGTTAAAACTGATGAGGATAACTTTAGAGGAAAATCTATTATAATAGCAACTGGGTGGGCTAAAAACGAAAGTAAAAAGCTTCCTGGTGAAAGTGAATACCTTGGAAAAGGTGTTTCTTACTGCGCTACTTGTGATGGAGCTTTCACTAGAAACATGACTGTTTCACTTTTTGGTAGAGGGGAAGAGATTGCTGAAGAAGCTCTATTCTTAACAAAATACTCAAAAGAGATCAACATCTTTATTACGGATGAGTGTCACCACTGTGACGAGTCTGTTATGAATGTGTTAAGATCTAATGAAAAAGTTAAAATATTCTACTCATCTAAGCTTTTAGAGATAAAAGGTGACGAATTTGTTGAAGAGGTTGTTGTTTCTCATAAAGGTGAAACTCAAACAGTTAAATCACAGTTTGCCTTCCTATATTTAGGAACAAAATCTTTAACTGAACTTTACAGTGAAGTTGCATCTCTTGATCCGCAAGGATATATTATTACAAACGATCATATGCAAACCTCTGTAGAGGGTGTTTTTGCAGCAGGAGATGTTAGATCTAAAATAGTACGTCAAGTTACTACAGCGACTTCTGATGGAACTGTAGCAGCTTTAGAAGCTATCAAATATGTTCTAAAGAAAGCTCACCAAAAATAA
- a CDS encoding MBL fold metallo-hydrolase has protein sequence MKIKTFPLGGYMTNCYLVWNEKNEASLFDCSDSRLQGVVSFIKEHNLELKNVILTHGHGDHIGGINEIMRLFPNATLYIGKEEEKFLTDASLNLSYAIQGYDFIYTGKFTPIKEGDSIFGFEVVDTPGHTIGSKCFYNSDAKIMISGDTLFRRSYGRFDLPTGNLSQLQRSLKKICENYPEDTIVYSGHSEPTTLGEERRVLKSQGMF, from the coding sequence ATGAAAATTAAAACTTTTCCTCTAGGTGGCTACATGACTAACTGCTACTTAGTTTGGAATGAAAAAAATGAAGCTTCTCTTTTCGACTGTAGTGATTCTAGATTGCAAGGGGTTGTTTCGTTTATTAAAGAGCATAACCTTGAACTTAAAAATGTTATTTTGACACACGGTCATGGAGACCATATCGGCGGAATCAATGAGATTATGAGACTGTTTCCAAATGCAACTCTTTACATTGGAAAAGAGGAAGAGAAATTTTTAACGGATGCTTCTTTAAATCTATCCTATGCAATTCAAGGGTATGATTTTATTTATACTGGTAAATTTACTCCTATCAAAGAAGGAGATTCTATTTTTGGTTTTGAAGTGGTTGATACTCCTGGACACACTATAGGTTCTAAGTGCTTCTATAACAGTGATGCTAAAATTATGATTTCTGGTGACACACTTTTTAGAAGAAGTTATGGTAGATTTGATCTACCAACTGGTAATTTATCACAATTACAAAGAAGTTTAAAAAAGATTTGTGAGAACTATCCCGAAGATACTATAGTATACAGTGGCCATTCTGAACCTACAACATTAGGTGAAGAAAGAAGAGTATTAAAATCCCAAGGAATGTTTTAG
- a CDS encoding O-methyltransferase codes for MLDELKDANEYIVSKIKETDTLILEMEAFALEHNVPIVTKEVAEYLKFLVESHNFKNILEIGTAIGYSGTIMGRVAKANGGKLTTIEIDEIRYQQALENFKKAGLENNINAILGDGVEEVKKLDEKFDFIFIDASKGHYMEFFNDSFERLSDNGIIFIDNIMFRGYLYKEYPKRFKTIVRRLNEFIDYLYAHHNFVLLPFGDGIGLVKHN; via the coding sequence ATGTTAGATGAATTAAAAGATGCTAACGAATATATTGTTAGTAAAATAAAGGAAACAGATACCTTAATACTAGAAATGGAAGCTTTCGCTTTAGAGCACAATGTGCCTATCGTAACTAAAGAGGTAGCTGAATATCTTAAGTTTCTTGTAGAGAGCCATAACTTTAAAAATATTTTAGAGATTGGAACTGCTATTGGATACTCAGGAACTATCATGGGAAGAGTTGCTAAAGCCAATGGTGGAAAATTAACAACTATCGAAATCGATGAGATTAGATACCAACAGGCTCTTGAAAACTTTAAAAAGGCTGGACTTGAGAACAATATCAACGCTATCTTAGGTGATGGAGTTGAAGAGGTAAAAAAACTTGATGAAAAGTTTGATTTTATTTTTATAGATGCTTCTAAAGGTCATTATATGGAATTTTTCAATGACTCTTTTGAAAGATTATCAGATAATGGTATAATTTTTATAGATAACATCATGTTTAGAGGATATCTATATAAAGAATATCCAAAAAGATTTAAAACAATAGTTAGAAGACTAAACGAATTTATTGATTACTTATATGCTCACCACAATTTTGTCCTGCTTCCTTTTGGGGATGGAATTGGTCTTGTTAAACACAATTAA
- the rsmB gene encoding 16S rRNA (cytosine(967)-C(5))-methyltransferase RsmB, with product MNIKQRVIGLLSEVEKGKYSNILLNEYFSKNNLGRGERGFITEVFYGVIRNEIYLNYQLQKRTKSIKKDWIKNLLKISIYQATFMDSDEKGIAWEATELAKKKFGAPVGKFVNGVIRSYLREKDEEIKALKAEDKLDILYSYPRWFYDKIKKEYGSETENLLISLKKIPHMSVRVNRLKYTEAEFEELLKSMRIEIIKKVDSVYYIDSGIVLHTDEFKDGKIIAQDGSSYLAAKILNPLPGEKVVDTCSAPGSKTAVLAELMHNEGEIFALDIHQHKIKLIEENLKKLGVTIVKPIKLDARKLKEQGQKFDKILVDAPCSGYGVLRKKPEALYNKNMVNVKELSELQYEILEASAFSLKVEGELVYSTCTIFSEENTDNIKKFLDNHKNFSVTKFEIPSNINGRFDSIGGFLIDYTEEILDNFYIIKLRKDFE from the coding sequence TTGAATATAAAACAAAGAGTTATAGGACTTTTAAGTGAAGTTGAAAAAGGAAAATATTCAAATATTCTGTTGAACGAATATTTTTCAAAAAATAATTTAGGTAGAGGAGAAAGAGGATTTATTACTGAAGTTTTTTACGGTGTAATTAGAAACGAAATCTACTTAAACTATCAGCTACAAAAAAGAACTAAATCTATAAAAAAAGATTGGATTAAAAACCTTTTAAAAATTTCTATATACCAAGCTACATTCATGGATAGCGATGAGAAAGGTATTGCTTGGGAAGCTACTGAACTTGCTAAAAAGAAATTTGGAGCACCTGTAGGGAAGTTTGTAAATGGAGTTATCAGAAGTTATTTAAGAGAGAAAGACGAGGAGATTAAAGCTTTAAAAGCTGAAGATAAACTTGACATTCTTTACTCTTACCCTAGATGGTTCTATGATAAAATAAAAAAAGAGTACGGTTCTGAGACTGAAAACCTTTTAATCTCTCTAAAAAAAATACCACATATGAGTGTTAGAGTTAACAGATTAAAATATACTGAAGCTGAATTTGAAGAACTACTAAAATCTATGAGAATAGAGATTATAAAAAAAGTGGATTCTGTTTACTATATTGATTCAGGAATTGTTCTTCATACTGATGAGTTTAAAGATGGTAAAATTATAGCTCAAGACGGTTCTTCATACTTGGCAGCTAAAATTTTAAATCCATTACCTGGAGAAAAAGTTGTAGATACTTGTAGTGCTCCTGGAAGTAAAACTGCTGTACTTGCTGAACTTATGCACAACGAAGGAGAGATTTTCGCACTGGATATTCACCAACACAAGATCAAACTTATTGAAGAGAACCTTAAAAAACTGGGTGTTACTATTGTAAAACCTATAAAGTTAGATGCTCGTAAACTTAAAGAGCAAGGACAAAAGTTTGATAAAATCTTAGTTGATGCTCCATGCAGTGGATATGGTGTTTTAAGAAAAAAACCAGAAGCTCTATATAATAAAAATATGGTTAATGTTAAAGAACTTTCCGAATTACAGTATGAAATTCTAGAGGCTTCAGCATTTTCTTTAAAAGTTGAAGGAGAACTTGTGTACAGTACATGTACTATATTCTCAGAAGAAAATACAGATAATATTAAGAAATTTTTAGATAACCATAAGAATTTCTCTGTTACAAAATTTGAAATTCCTTCAAATATAAATGGTAGATTTGATTCTATCGGTGGATTCTTAATCGATTATACAGAAGAAATTTTAGATAATTTTTATATAATTAAACTTAGAAAGGATTTTGAATAA
- a CDS encoding AIR synthase family protein, with protein sequence MKVGKLTISDLKELVFNNIQNNNDCVISSGEIGSDCAAIEVDEKVIYLSTDPITGTNSGLGKLAININCNDIATEGVSPVGIMLTILAPPHVKKNEIAEIMKEAQEEANKIGVTIIGGHTEITAAVNKTIISATSIGIGDKKDFKSKTKVVPGDRIIITKGVGIEGTGIIAFEKEEELLENFDSEIIENAKNLLDSTSVVKDGIIANKFAKGMHDVTEGGLLGAIWESSCFYGLGVNIYFNDIFIQDSIKTICKYFKIDPLRLISSGTMLIVTSEENSEPLISELKKNNIEAFDIGVFTDSEEKILIKGEKHTLIEPPESDELYKVV encoded by the coding sequence ATGAAAGTTGGTAAACTTACAATTTCAGATTTAAAAGAATTAGTTTTCAATAATATCCAAAACAATAATGATTGTGTTATCTCTTCTGGTGAAATCGGAAGTGATTGCGCAGCTATTGAAGTGGATGAGAAAGTTATCTACTTATCCACGGACCCTATAACTGGAACAAACAGTGGTCTAGGTAAATTAGCTATCAACATCAACTGCAATGACATTGCTACAGAGGGTGTTTCACCTGTTGGAATTATGTTAACAATTTTAGCTCCCCCACATGTTAAAAAAAATGAGATTGCCGAAATTATGAAAGAAGCCCAAGAGGAAGCTAATAAAATTGGTGTCACTATCATCGGTGGTCATACTGAGATTACTGCAGCCGTAAATAAAACTATCATCTCTGCTACCTCTATTGGGATTGGAGATAAAAAAGATTTCAAGTCTAAGACAAAAGTGGTTCCTGGAGATAGAATTATTATAACTAAGGGTGTTGGAATTGAAGGAACTGGAATTATTGCCTTTGAAAAAGAGGAAGAACTTTTAGAAAATTTTGATAGTGAAATTATTGAAAATGCTAAAAATCTTTTAGATTCTACAAGTGTTGTTAAAGATGGAATTATTGCTAATAAATTTGCTAAGGGTATGCATGATGTGACTGAGGGAGGTCTATTAGGAGCAATCTGGGAATCAAGTTGTTTTTACGGTTTAGGAGTGAATATTTATTTTAATGATATTTTTATTCAAGATTCGATAAAGACTATTTGCAAATATTTTAAAATTGATCCTCTGAGACTTATTTCTAGTGGAACTATGCTTATTGTTACTTCTGAAGAAAATTCAGAGCCACTTATAAGCGAACTGAAGAAGAACAATATTGAAGCCTTTGATATTGGTGTGTTTACCGATTCTGAGGAAAAAATCCTTATTAAAGGAGAAAAGCACACTTTAATTGAACCACCAGAAAGTGATGAACTTTATAAAGTAGTATAA
- a CDS encoding formate--tetrahydrofolate ligase: MKTDIQIAQEANLLKISEIASKLNISEDYFDVYGKYKAKLNLSLLNHLSNKDDGKLVLVTAITPTPAGEGKSTVTVGLTQALNRLGKSSVAALREPSLGPVFGMKGGATGGGFAQVVPMEDINLHFTGDFHAIGVAHNLVSACIDNHITQGNALGIDNTKITWKRVVDMNDRNLRSIVVGLGGKANGYPRQDSFQITVASEIMATLCLSNSLKELKENIGNMVFGYDYSDKPLTINDLKISGAVTALLKEAIKPNLVQTLENTPVIIHGGPFANIAHGCNSLLATKLALKLSDIAITEAGFAADLGAEKFLDIKCRKGNLKPNCVVIVATVRALKHHGGAKILNEENLDALQAGLANLDKHIENIKKFNLPVVVAINKFVTDTDAEIQMIKTHCEKQDAPVALCEVWAKGGEGGEELAKIVIEKLNENKDDYTPLYDLELPIKDKINKICKEIYGADGVTFSAGANKTIKKLEELGYGALPICMSKTQKSISDKANLLGRPTGFTVEIDTIKLAAGAGFIIAMAGGIIDMPGLPKVPAAELIDIDENGTITGLF; this comes from the coding sequence ATGAAAACCGATATACAAATCGCACAAGAAGCAAACCTATTAAAAATTTCTGAAATAGCATCTAAGCTAAATATTTCAGAAGACTATTTTGATGTTTATGGTAAGTACAAAGCAAAATTAAATCTTTCCCTTTTAAATCATCTATCAAATAAAGATGATGGTAAACTCGTTCTTGTTACCGCTATTACTCCAACTCCTGCTGGAGAAGGAAAATCTACTGTTACTGTTGGATTGACACAAGCTTTAAATAGACTTGGAAAATCATCTGTTGCTGCGCTTAGAGAACCTTCATTAGGACCTGTTTTTGGTATGAAGGGTGGAGCTACTGGTGGCGGATTTGCACAAGTTGTTCCTATGGAAGATATAAATCTTCACTTTACAGGAGATTTTCATGCTATTGGTGTAGCTCATAATCTTGTGTCAGCTTGTATTGATAATCATATAACTCAAGGAAATGCTCTAGGTATTGATAATACTAAAATTACTTGGAAAAGAGTTGTAGATATGAATGATCGTAATTTGAGAAGTATTGTTGTTGGTCTTGGAGGAAAAGCTAATGGATATCCTAGACAAGACTCTTTCCAAATTACTGTAGCATCAGAAATAATGGCTACACTTTGCCTTTCTAACTCTTTGAAAGAGCTAAAGGAAAACATTGGAAATATGGTTTTTGGATATGACTATAGTGATAAACCTCTTACAATAAATGATTTAAAAATTTCTGGTGCTGTGACAGCACTTTTAAAAGAGGCTATTAAACCTAACTTAGTTCAAACTTTAGAGAATACTCCTGTTATTATCCACGGAGGTCCTTTTGCTAATATTGCTCACGGATGTAACTCTTTACTTGCGACTAAATTAGCTCTTAAACTTTCAGATATTGCAATAACTGAAGCTGGTTTTGCTGCTGATCTTGGGGCTGAAAAGTTTTTAGATATAAAATGTAGAAAAGGTAATTTAAAGCCTAACTGTGTTGTTATTGTCGCAACTGTTAGAGCTCTTAAACACCATGGTGGAGCTAAAATTTTAAATGAGGAAAATTTAGATGCACTTCAAGCTGGACTTGCTAATCTTGATAAGCATATTGAAAATATTAAAAAATTTAACCTTCCTGTTGTTGTAGCCATCAATAAATTTGTTACTGATACAGATGCTGAGATTCAAATGATTAAGACTCATTGTGAAAAACAAGACGCTCCTGTTGCTCTTTGTGAAGTTTGGGCAAAAGGTGGTGAAGGTGGTGAAGAGTTAGCTAAAATAGTTATTGAAAAGTTGAATGAGAACAAGGATGACTACACTCCTCTTTACGATTTAGAGCTTCCTATAAAGGATAAAATCAATAAAATTTGTAAGGAAATATATGGAGCAGATGGCGTTACATTCTCTGCTGGAGCTAATAAAACAATTAAGAAACTTGAAGAACTTGGTTATGGAGCTCTTCCTATATGTATGTCGAAAACTCAAAAATCTATTTCAGATAAGGCTAATCTTTTAGGAAGACCTACTGGATTCACTGTTGAAATTGATACAATAAAACTTGCCGCTGGAGCTGGATTTATAATAGCTATGGCTGGTGGAATTATTGATATGCCAGGACTACCTAAGGTTCCTGCTGCTGAACTTATCGATATTGATGAAAACGGAACTATAACTGGTCTATTTTAA
- a CDS encoding sigma-70 family RNA polymerase sigma factor produces MINKEDVLLAKQGDVESMEKIVTEYKNLIYMRNKNLFLKGADRDDLVQEGMIGLMKAIKSFDENKSACFSTFASLCIKRQIITAVKNYNSEKNRNLNIAIQGEGYSDLEDVIRYSSPSLKYYTPEQIMLGKELVKLLSNFLKESLSGLEKEVFSEMTKGYGYLEIASNLNKDPKAVDNSIQRIKKKVLTFLEEYNKS; encoded by the coding sequence ATGATTAATAAAGAGGATGTTTTGCTAGCAAAACAGGGTGATGTTGAGTCTATGGAAAAAATTGTAACAGAGTACAAAAATCTTATCTACATGAGAAATAAAAATTTATTTTTAAAAGGAGCGGACAGAGATGACTTGGTTCAAGAGGGGATGATAGGGCTCATGAAAGCCATAAAATCCTTTGATGAAAATAAAAGCGCTTGTTTTAGCACCTTCGCATCACTTTGTATAAAAAGACAGATAATAACAGCAGTAAAAAATTATAATTCTGAAAAAAATAGGAATTTAAACATTGCAATTCAAGGAGAGGGATATTCTGATTTAGAGGACGTTATAAGATATAGTAGTCCATCTTTAAAATATTATACTCCAGAACAAATAATGTTAGGAAAAGAACTCGTTAAATTATTAAGTAATTTTTTAAAAGAGAGTTTGAGTGGATTAGAAAAAGAAGTTTTCTCCGAAATGACAAAAGGATATGGATATCTAGAAATAGCAAGTAATTTGAATAAAGATCCAAAGGCTGTGGATAATTCAATTCAAAGAATAAAGAAAAAAGTTCTAACTTTTCTAGAAGAATATAATAAAAGTTGA
- a CDS encoding YjjI family glycine radical enzyme: MILETIKSQNITFEQKVVALARLAEGSIEVLNKSESLKKYIEDGIICDLFEGNAPYRPRYIVPDYEKFMEQGSKFLNIEKPTNLWEAVHALLILYKHVPSITTMPVYLGNIDYLLEPFIKDESEAYLAIKLFLKHVDSTITDSFCHANIGPRETKAGFLILKAMRELELPTPNLTIKYNDETTEKLATEAIQTALVTAKPSFANDKMFRDDFKGEYGIVSCYNGLKVGGGANTLVRVRLGGLSKLATSKEEFLEKTLPEVSKEMLEYIDERSKFIIEESGFYESSFLIKEGLLEKEKFTGLFGFVGLAECVNNLLGAEAQEDRFGYSEKANKLGLEIVEKMSAIVKGHKTQYAGEFFGNTHLLHSQVGIDTDRNESPGCRIPVGEEPEMFNHIIYSAPFHQYCPSGIGDIFVFDETFKSNPEAILDIIKGAFQNNMRFFSLYSNECDVIRVTGYLVKKSEMEKLDKGEQVLRDTTILGKGARDNAKALARKLRSE, translated from the coding sequence ATGATATTAGAAACAATTAAGAGTCAAAACATAACTTTTGAACAGAAAGTTGTTGCTTTAGCAAGATTAGCTGAAGGAAGCATAGAAGTTTTAAATAAGAGTGAAAGTTTAAAAAAATACATTGAAGATGGTATTATATGTGATTTATTTGAAGGGAATGCTCCTTATAGACCAAGATATATTGTTCCAGATTATGAAAAATTTATGGAGCAAGGAAGTAAATTTTTAAATATAGAAAAGCCAACTAATTTATGGGAAGCAGTTCATGCACTATTAATACTTTATAAGCATGTTCCTTCTATAACTACAATGCCAGTTTATTTAGGAAACATAGACTACCTATTAGAGCCTTTCATAAAAGATGAATCTGAAGCTTATTTAGCAATAAAACTATTCCTGAAACATGTAGATTCAACTATAACAGATTCTTTTTGTCATGCAAATATAGGACCGAGAGAAACAAAAGCAGGATTTTTAATATTAAAAGCCATGAGAGAGTTAGAATTACCAACTCCAAATTTAACAATAAAATATAATGATGAAACAACAGAAAAGTTAGCAACTGAAGCTATTCAAACAGCTTTAGTAACAGCTAAACCAAGTTTTGCAAACGATAAAATGTTTAGAGACGATTTCAAAGGTGAATATGGAATTGTGAGTTGTTACAATGGACTAAAAGTTGGAGGGGGAGCAAACACTTTAGTTAGAGTTAGACTTGGTGGATTATCAAAGCTTGCAACTTCAAAAGAGGAATTTTTAGAGAAAACTTTACCTGAAGTTTCTAAAGAGATGCTAGAATATATAGATGAAAGATCAAAATTTATAATAGAAGAAAGTGGATTTTATGAGAGTAGCTTCTTAATAAAAGAGGGACTTTTAGAGAAAGAGAAGTTCACAGGTCTATTTGGATTTGTAGGTCTTGCAGAATGTGTAAATAATTTATTGGGTGCAGAAGCACAAGAGGACAGATTTGGATATTCAGAAAAAGCTAATAAATTAGGATTAGAGATTGTAGAAAAAATGTCTGCGATTGTGAAAGGACATAAAACTCAATATGCAGGAGAGTTCTTTGGAAATACACATCTTTTACACTCACAAGTAGGAATAGATACTGATAGAAATGAGAGCCCAGGTTGTAGAATACCAGTTGGAGAAGAGCCAGAGATGTTTAACCATATAATTTACTCAGCTCCATTCCACCAATACTGTCCGAGCGGTATCGGAGATATATTTGTTTTTGATGAGACATTCAAAAGCAATCCTGAGGCAATTTTAGATATAATAAAAGGTGCTTTTCAAAATAATATGAGATTTTTCTCTTTATATAGCAATGAATGTGATGTAATTAGAGTTACAGGGTATCTTGTAAAAAAATCTGAAATGGAAAAATTAGATAAAGGTGAGCAAGTATTAAGAGATACAACAATTTTAGGAAAAGGTGCTAGAGATAATGCAAAAGCACTAGCAAGAAAGTTAAGAAGCGAGTAA